DNA sequence from the Coregonus clupeaformis isolate EN_2021a chromosome 30, ASM2061545v1, whole genome shotgun sequence genome:
TATTTTATGGTTTAGGAGGAAGGCATTGCAACAATCGAGTTTTACTTTTTGTTCCTGATGACTCACATTGAAGTTCTACAACTGTAGCCATGTGGTGGGGATTTATAGTGTTTGAGATTAAATAACATTTCTGTTCTGACTTGTGGCATTTTTATTGTCCCTATTTAAACTCACCAATCCTATTTGCATCTCATCTTTTCAGGTGAGCTGGTTGTCCAAAGAATGGGCTAAGAGGGCAGCACTCCCCTCCCACGTGGTCACCATGCTAGATAACTTCCCTACCAACCTGCACCCCATGTCCCAGTTCAGCGCTGCCATCACAGCTCTGAACAGCGAGAGCAGCTTTGCACAGGCCTACTCTGAGGGCGTTAACAAGGCCAAGTACTGGGAGgtgagtctcacacacacacagacagattctTCACAGACCtagtatttgaaatctttcaagtACTTTGGCTGtgtttgattgagcttgcctggcaaaATGAAACAAACAGAATAGTCCCAAAGGTGTAAACCTTGCACATCTGGctctccaggcaggctaaagccaacgatcaaagtatttgaaaaatgtaaaataccatttgaacccaggtctgtagtcatTACACTACAATGCAATACAGTCAGGTGTGGGTAAATACATTAAAGCAGAGGGCGATGCTGGATGGATGAGTCATCCTCACTAAACCTTGACAGATTAAAGTGCTTTTCAAGTGTCTGTTCATTCTTTTTAATGGTGAATGTTAACATGCACACCAGGTCTCCCTTGAAAAAGAGCATATTAATATGTTCCTAGACTTCCTGGTTAGAATAAGATTAggctcaaataaataaataccacCACACTGTTTTCTGGCGGGGTGCAGGGAATTACAGCCCCAGAATTCGACAGACCAAAGCGTGAACAGAAAATAAACTATACTTGCAggggtaattgtgtgtgtgtggggtttaTCATGTAGTTCAGTTAGATCCTGTGGGAGACAGTCTACTGCCTGTTGATTAAACCACCTACCCTACTCTATTTCAGTTCATCTATGAGGACTCCATGGACTTGATTGCCAAGTTGCCGTGTGTTGCTGCTAAGATCTACCGTAACCTGTACCGTGAGGGCAGCAGCATTGGCGCCATCGACTCCAACCTGGACTGGTCCGCTAACTTTGCCAACATGCTGGGCTACAGTGACTCTGCTGAGTTCACTGAACTTATGAGGCTCTACCTTACCATCCACAGGTATTGTACTATGGGCCAGTTTCAGATTAAGCGGAAGAATTTCCATTTAAGTAGCTTTTTTTCAGGACTAGGTTTAAACTGTCTGGGAAACCAACCTTAAAGGATGTACATTTCAACCATTATTACCGTTTAGGTGTGTTTGGGTCATTGACAGGGCATAACATTTTGGCATTGTCGGGTAAGATGTCTTATTTCACGAGCCACGTTGGAGGGTGGTGTGGTCAGGGTTCCACAGTGCAAGCATTTCACTTGCATTTGTGAATAAAAAGAGTTAGAAGTCAAGTATGAGCACATTTAGGTGTTTCTGtcattttgtttcatagctggtagCTGATCCTATAATATATATTCCCACCTCACgcagcaacactgcctggctgggaAGCTGTGCGCACTGAAGATGAATTTTTAGAAGAGCTGCTcacaggcataaaagttggtctaatttactaAAGTCTACTAAAGggtgtgtttcttggctatttacattgtttagTTCACAAGCAAGGTTGttttcaatgtttgagtttgCTTAAACTGCTAGCGAAGACACATCGGCtactagtctcctgagtggcgcagtggtctaaggcactgcatcgcagtgctaactgtgccactagagatcctggttcgaatccaggctctgtcgcagccggccgcgaccgggagactcatgggcggcgcacaattggcccagcgtcgtccagggtaggggagggaatggccggcagggatgtagttcagttgatagagcatggcgtttgcaacgccagggttgtgggttcgtttcccacggggggccagtataaaaaaatatgtattcactaactgtaagtcgctctggataagagcgtctgctaaatgacttaaatgtaaatgtagtcagaTTGTCTATCTCACAGGCACACTGTCACTGACGACTCAAGCTTAAATCATAGTCCACAGACACTAGGATGCGATAGTCCAGCATCCCTCTGAGACCCCCATCAGCGGGGACACACAGCCCGAACGCTCACCTCCCCACAATTCCCAACCAGTGCGTCTCCGGTACGCGCCCTCTATTCATTTCAAattaaatcaagctttatttatacagtacatttcagacatggaatgcaacattATGTGCTTCacatgaaaataataataaaaacaatgaaaataaaaacataagaggatttaaaaaaataaaatgtacaaaCTGAATTTGAATGTGATGACTCTTGGAGAAATGGCTTGAGCTGTGCTGAGAATGAGAAAAGTATGAACGCCAACGGTCCAATATTCTAGAGCACTGCTGTGCGTACGCATACACGTTTTGGACTATGATAGagcccttaaaggggcagctgaacattacatttatattttagtcatttagcagagactCTCTTAGTGCAATCATCTTAAAAAAGCTAGGTGgaacaaccacatatctcagtcatagtaagttcATTTTTCCTCAAAGTAGCTAACAGCAAGGTTAGTGCTAGCAAGGTTAGTGCTTTTTTTTTATATAGATTTCGGTTAAAAGACTCGGGtcacttcttactagtaatacattttattgttttagaaacattacaaagcatgttcaccatttttatttatatatttgttgGTGTAATtatggcaacaacaacaaaaaattggcTGGTAAAATTTTTTAGTGGCTGGTGGATTTTtaaatctacctgccacagtggctggtgaaCCAAAACGTTAGTTTCAGGCCCTGGTCATTGAAACGCGCTATACAAAACCCTtgtattcatattattattaaccATTATGTCATTGATTTATTTGACTTTTGGGGGGGCAGCCATTTTGTCTATTTTTGGCTGTAGCTCCTTCCCCTTCCCTTGCCATTAAATTCTGACATTGCAGGATAGCGAATTGTGAAACCCTCAAAAATGAATATTCTCTGCCCTCTAGTGTTCATAAACTGCACTTGATAGTAAACAAATTTTATGTTAGACACAATTGAAAATTGTGTCTTGGATAGATCTGTATTTGAATATAGATCTGTATAAATGTTAGTAATCATTTACTGTCAATTCCAATTTTGTGATGAATAACATAGTAACCAACTGTCTCTGGGGTTCCTGTTTTAGTGACCACGAGGGAGGTAATGTCAGTGCCCACGCCAGTCACCTGGTGGGCAGTGCTctctctgacccttacctctccttCAGTGCTGCTCTGAACGGGCTGGCTGGACCTCTACATGGGCTGGCCAACCAGGTCTGTCAAGCCTGTCCTCTGCTCTGCACTGTGCCACTAGGATTGACATCCTCTTGACTCACTGACCTGCTCTCTCCCAGAGTCATTAGTGGATGGATAGATATACATGATCCTTATAAACATCATAAGCACAACAACAGTCACTGAGAAGTGTTATAATAGTATTTCTGTTTTAGCCTTGCTGAGGTTGATATTATAGTATGTTGCTGATGTGATGTGTTTCTCTGTATGCCCTGCAGGAGGTGCTGATGTGGCTGACGGCCCTGCAGaaggagatgggaggggaggtGTCTGATGAGAAGATGAGGGATTACATCTGGAACACACTCAAGTCTGGCAGGGTAAGAGATGGCTGAAAACATCTGGGACGCATCTTCACTACTACGACGCATCTTACCTTACCCACCAGTGACCGTGACAGCCTTAGGGGGCCATATGGCATCATTAGCGTGGTTTCCAGTTCCATAAAGTATTTACAAGAAGTAATCCCATGTTGTGCCTCTCGGTTTCAAACATCTCTTGCGTTAACAAGAACCAGTTAACCCAGAGAGAAGTGGAAACCTTGCTAATCACccctcacaccctctctctctctcacccccataGGTGGTGCCAGGCTATGGGCATGCTGTCCTGAGGAAGACTGACCCCAGGTACCAATGCCAGCAGGAGTTTGCCTTCAAGCACCTGCCCAACGACCCCATGTTCAAACTGGTGCACCAGCTCTACAAGATCGTGCCCCCAGTACTGCTGGAGCAGGGCAAGGCCAAGAACCCCTGGCCCAACGTAGACGCCCACAGTGGAGTGCTGTTGCAGGTAAAGGATAAGAGGTGTAGTGTTCTACTTAACAATGTCCTATTGTACTGCACACATTGTCATGTAATACAGATCTGTTTTTTGAACCACCTTGAATTTGTAAGTGGGCTTTTTGACTGGTCAGCATTGTTAGCCAGATGTGTTTCAATCAAAAGCATCACAGCACCTGTGAGTTTAGCCTTTCAATCATCACTGACCTCTGCAATAAACAACATTTGACCTCTCCCTGACCTTCCTCCtgacctctctccttctccactacAGTACTATGGGATGACAGAGATGAACTACTACACTGTGCTGTTTGGCGTGTCCCGAGCCCTGGGGGTGCTGGCCCAACTTATCTGGAGCCGAGCCCTGGGCTTCCCTCTAGAGCGCCCCAAGTCCATGAGCACGGACGGACTCATGACCCTGGTGGGGGCCAATAAGTCCGGCTGAAGAAGATGAGGGGGAGGAAATAACGTGTGCAAGTGACCTGTTCCTAAATCATACTTCCGTGTTCATGTCCCTGGTCTTTTGAATGGGCTTCAAGATTTATATTGTCAAATTCATGAAAACGACCATTGTGCTACGTTTTTGCCCATTTGAAGACCATTCAAAAAGCCTAGAAAAGTTCAAAAACGAATAGGCTACTTGTCACGTCACTTGCATGGCGTATTCAAATAAAAGCTGACCTCACCCCCATCCCCATGGAAGAGATTCAAAGAGACAGTACACATTTTAAATTAATCCAAAAAGGGCTTTTAATATTTACATTATTTAGTgcaggcacgtgcacagataggAGTCAATATATACCCAGCACCTGCCCCTTGGCCCTCCCACTTGCCAAGTGCCCTTTTGGGTGGTGGTATAATTAGAATTTTTTGTATAaagttttgttgttgttctgaaccCATTACCCGCAAGTCGTCGTGACGTTGTCAAGTTCACCCACCCCGTCCATTGGTTGCCCCTGATGGTCTGGCGTGTACAGAGCTCACGCGTGCAAGGTTGCGCTTTTTTCCCGGACTACCCTGTACTGAGATTGCGCACGCTGGTATCCAAACCCTGCATGGCTTGAGATGCGGTCAccggtcgtgtgtgtgtgtgtgtgtaaatgtcaaCAGTACTACCGCAGCAgaataacatttgattaacacttgattATCATCAATATTCGGTCTGGTTGGCTGATACGTGCAGCAGAGAGAGTCAGTAAGACCGAGAGGAGCTGGTGCATCAACGACCCTTGCTCCGACCCAACTCCATCCGGTCCTCAGTCGGAAGCAACCCAGGCAGTCTAGAcgctagctaaccaccatatacaaAAATATCCACAAAagccactagccagccagccGTATATCTTGAGTTAGAAGATTATGAATATTATATTATGAAGTTATTATTTAAGAGCACTGAAGATAAATCCCAATCAGTAAAAACAattgagctagctaactagcagattTACATCAATCATCAACATCAATGATCAGCTGATAGCCCACCCTCTTTTCCTGATGTCAATCATGTCTTTAGGAGGCACCGTAACTAGCTTCCTTACAATTTgtgatgagtgagtgtgttgttgcaAAAATTAATGTCTATGCTCACTTTTGTTTTTCACTACAGAGGCAGTTGGTATGTTATGAATTTTAAGATGTGAATTATGAGTTGTTTTTTTTCAGTACAGTAGGCCAATGCAGTCTGCTGGCATCTCATCAGCCTCCCCCATGTGCCTGTGAGGACTGGGCTGCAC
Encoded proteins:
- the LOC121545723 gene encoding citrate synthase, mitochondrial, which encodes MSFLTTGISRLVPRLLNSKNATCVLVASRHASSSTNLKDVLSDLIPKEQSRIKSFKQQFGKTKIGSITVDMVYGGMRGMKGLVYETSVLDPDEGIRFRGYSIPECQQLLPKAPGGQEPLPEGLFWLLVTGQVPTEEQVSWLSKEWAKRAALPSHVVTMLDNFPTNLHPMSQFSAAITALNSESSFAQAYSEGVNKAKYWEFIYEDSMDLIAKLPCVAAKIYRNLYREGSSIGAIDSNLDWSANFANMLGYSDSAEFTELMRLYLTIHSDHEGGNVSAHASHLVGSALSDPYLSFSAALNGLAGPLHGLANQEVLMWLTALQKEMGGEVSDEKMRDYIWNTLKSGRVVPGYGHAVLRKTDPRYQCQQEFAFKHLPNDPMFKLVHQLYKIVPPVLLEQGKAKNPWPNVDAHSGVLLQYYGMTEMNYYTVLFGVSRALGVLAQLIWSRALGFPLERPKSMSTDGLMTLVGANKSG